From a single Arachis hypogaea cultivar Tifrunner chromosome 3, arahy.Tifrunner.gnm2.J5K5, whole genome shotgun sequence genomic region:
- the LOC112790580 gene encoding probable sugar phosphate/phosphate translocator At3g17430, with protein sequence MGINKTLFLTYFYLFIYILLSSGVILYNKWVLSPKYFNFPLPITLTMIHMGFSGAVAFLLVRVFKVVTPVKMTFEIYATCVVPISAFFASSLWFGNTAYLHISVAFIQMLKALMPVATFIMAVLCGTDKARCDVFLNMVLVSVGVVVSSYGEIHFNIIGTVYQVTGIFAEALRLVLTQVLLQKKGLTLNPITSLYYIAPCSFVFLFVPWYLLEKPVMEVSQIQFNFWIFFSNAICALALNFSIFLVIGRTGAVTIRVAGVLKDWILIALSTVIFPESTITGLNIIGYAIALCGVVMYNYIKVKDVRTSQSPADSLPDRITKDWKFEKKSSDIYTPDNISDDAGSNGGNVPTSERDIDEEAPLITSSSRLSHIGRTQLTNHPTGK encoded by the exons ATGGGGATTAACAAAACGCTTTTCCTCACTTACTTCTACTTGTTCATCTACATTTTGCTTTCTTCTGGGGTCATTTTGTACAACAAG TGGGTTCTGTCTCCGAAGTACTTTAACTTTCCTCTTCCTATAACGCTCACCATGATTCATATGGGATTTTCTGGGGCAGTGGCATTTTTGCTTGTTAGAGTCTTTAAG GTTGTGACACCTGTCAAAATGACATTTGAAAT ATATGCAACATGTGTGGTACCAATAAGTGCCTTCTTTGCATCAAGTCTTTG GTTTGGTAACACTGCCTACTTGCACATCTCTGTAGCTTTTATCCAGATGCTCAAGGCTCTAA TGCCCGTGGCAACTTTCATCATGGCTGTTTTGTGCGGCACTGACAAAGCAAGGTGTGATGTGTTCTTGAACATGGTGCTGGTCAGTGTTGGAGTTGTCGTTTCCTCCTACGGGGAAATTCATTTTAATATAATTGGTACAGTTTACCAGGTCACGGGCATCTTTGCTGAAGCATTGAGACTGGTCTTAACACAAGTTCTTCTGCAGAAGAAGGGATTGACATTAAATCCAATTACGAGCTTATATTACATAGCACCATGCAG TTTTGTGTTTCTATTTGTGCCTTGGTACCTACTGGAGAAGCCTGTGATGGAAGTTTCACAGATTCAGTTCAATTTTTGGATCTTTTTCTCCAATGCTATATGTGCTCTAGCCTTGAATTTCTCCATTTTCTTAGTAATTGGTAGAACGGGTGCTGTAACTATCCGGGTTGCTGGTGTGCTAAAAGACTGGATATTGATAGCCCTTTCAACCGTCATATTTCCGGAATCTACAATAACTGGGTTGAATATAATTGGCTATGCTATTG CGCTGTGTGGAGTTGTGATGTACAATTACATAAAGGTTAAGGATGTCCGCACCTCTCAATCACCTGCTGATAGTTTACCAGATCGTATCACAAAG GATTGGAAATTTGAGAAAAAATCATCTGATATTTATACACCAGACAATATTAGTGATGATGCGGGAAGCAATGGAGGCAACGTTCCAACATCTGAAAGGGACATCGATGAAGAAGCACCACTAATTACATCATCGTCAAGGTTATCTCATATTGGACGCACGCAGCTAACCAACCATCCAAcaggaaaatga